The window TCTCGGACTGAGCGCGCAGGTCACCGGCGGTACCCCGACCGGCAATGTCGAGTTCCGCAACGGCCTGACCGTGCTGGCCTCGGTCGCGCTCAACGGCTCCGGCGTCGCGGCGACCACGATCACGCCGAATGCCGGCGCGTACTCCGTCACCGCGTTCTACCTCGGCGACGGCACGCACCTGTCGAGCAATTCCAGCGCGACCGCGTTCACCGTGGCCAAGGCGACGACATCGTTGAGCCTCGGCAGCAACAATTCGCCGAGCACCTACGGCCAGAACGTGACGTTCACGGCGACGGTTTCGACGACGGCTCCCGGCGCCAGCCCGGTGACGGGCAGCGTCGAATTCCGCGACAACGGCGTGTTGCTCGCGACCGTCCCGCTGTCCAGCGGCACCGCATCACACACGACCAACGCGCTGCCGCACAACACCGGGATCGCGCATCCGATCACCGCGAGCTTCATCGCCAACACGAACTACACGGCCAGCACCGGCAGCACGATCAACCATGTCGTGAACAAGGCGGTGCCGACCTTGACCCTGGTCTCCAATCCGAACCCGTCCCTGTTCGGGCAATCGGTGGCGATCACCGGGACGCTGAGTGGCGGCCTTGCACCGACCGGCACCGTCACCTTCTTCGATGGCATCACCTTGATGGGATCGAACAATCTCGTCGCCGGCGTGGCAACACGCAATACCAGTGCGCTCGCGTTGGGTGCGCATAGCCTGCAGGCGACGTATGCGGGCGACGACAACCATGATTCGGCCAACACGTCCGCGCCGACCGTCCACAACGTCCTGCCCTCGGCCGATGTCTCGGTGACCAAGACGAATGGGACGAGCTTCGTGCAATCCGGGCAGGACACGACCTACACGATCGTCGTCAACAATCCCGCGGGGGGTGCCGACACCGATGGCCTGCTGGTCAACGACACCTTGAATCCGGCCCAGTTCGATGTCCCGAACGCCGACTGGAGCTGCGCGCCGGCCGGCATCTGCACGCCCGAGAGCGGTACCGGCAACCTCGCCAACCTGCCGCTCGACCTGCCGGCCGGCAGCAGCGTCACCATCACCGTCACCGTGCCGGTCCTGCCCGAAGCCGAATCCGGCGTCTCGAACACGGTCTCGCTGACGATGCCGGTCGACGTCGGCGATCCGAACCCGAGCAACAACACGGCGACCGACAGCGACGGCTCCGGCCTGTTCAACGACGGCTTCGAAAGCGGCCCGGCGAGCTGATCCGCCGGACGCGCGCCGGCGGCGACGCGATGAGGGCCCGCACTGCGGGCCCTTTGCGTTTATGCGTTCAGCGCAGCTCAGCGAGCTTCTTGTCGATGCGGGCGCGCAGTTCGGCGATGGTCTGGTCGGGGTGGGCGATGCGGTCGGCTTGGCGCAGGCGGCGTTCGGCGAATTCGCGCAATTTCGGCTGCTCGGTGCGTTTGAGTAGGTCCTGGTACATCGCGACGATCGCGGTCTCGTCGCCCTGCTTGCGATAGAGCATTTCGAGGCGGCGCAGGTCGATGGCGACGGCCAGTTCCGGGTGCTTGCGCAGGGCACGCGCGAAGCGTGCCCTGGCGACCGGTCCCGGGTGCATCTGGCCGTGGCCGGGGCCATCGTGCGGATGTGCGGTGAGTGGCAGCGGAGCGGCGAAGCCCAGCGCCAATGCGGCGCCGAGCAGCAGCGGTTTCAGCGGAAATGTCATGGCTGGTCTCCAGTGGTTGCGCACCCTTTGTGCGTCATTCCCACAACGTCGCGGCCACCACGGCGTTGACGATGACTTGCGACACATCGTCATTCGCGCAAGGCTAGTCGCCATGGACACGACCCAGCGCTACGCCAGTTTCGCCGAGTTCTACCCGTTCTACCTGGGCGAGCATGCGCATCCGGTCTGCCGGCGCTTGCATGTCGTCGGCAGTACCCTGGTGCTCGCGATCATCGTGGCGGTGATCGCCCGGATCGTGTCGCCCTGGGCCCTGCTGGCATTGCCGCTGGTCGGCTATGGTTTCGCCTGGATCGGGCACTTCTACTTCGAGAAGAACAAGCCGGCCACGTTCAAATATCCCCTCTACAGTTTCGCCGGCGATTGGGTGATGTACCGCGACATCCTGATCGGCCGCATTCCCTTCTGACCGGAGTTCGCCATGTCCTGGATCGCCCTCGTTGCCGTGCTCGCACTGCTGCAGTTCTTCGTGTTCGGCGCACTGGTTGCGCGCGCGCGCGGCCGCTACGGGGTGAGTGCGCCGGCGACCACCGGCCACGAGATGTTCGAGCGCTATTACCGCGTGCAGTACAACACCCTGGAGCAGATCGTGGTGTTGCTGCCGGCCCTGTTCCTGTCCGCGCAATACGGTTTCGGCGCAGCCTGGATGTCGGCGGCCCTCGGTGCGGTCTACCTGCTCGGTCGCCAGATCTATCTGATCAGTTACGTGCGAGATCCGAAGTCGCGCGGACTCGGCTTCGGGCTGTCGGCGATCCCGGTCGTGATCCTGCTGCTCAACGCCGGCGCCGGCGCGGTGAAATCCCTGCTCTGAGCGCCTGGTTCAGCGCGCGAACACGAAGCCCGCGCCGATCGCGATCAGGCTGAAGCCGATGAGGTGGTTCCAGCGCAGCGGTTCGCCGAGATACCACACGGCAAAGCCGACGAACACGGTCAGCGAAATCACTTCCTGGATCGTCTTCAGCTGCGCCGCCGAATACACCGAGTGGCCGTAGCGGTTGGCCGGCACCTGCAGCACGTATTCGAAGAAGGCGATGCCCCAGCTCGCGAGGATCACGATCCACAGCGGATGCGCCTTGTATTTCAGATGCCCGTACCAGGCGAACGTCATGAACACGTTCGATGCGAACAGCAACACGATCGGGGTCCAGTAGGGATTCATCGCGGCTCGCGTCAGCCGTTGTCGCCTTCGAGGAAGCGCGCCTCGTACATCAGCGCCTGGATGCGCTGCTCCTGTCCTGGCAGGAACATCACGCCGAGATGATCGGGCGCCAAGCGCACGACCCGGGCCGCGACACCGATGACGGTGTCCTGGTCGAGCATGAAGTAGACGCGCAACTGCTCGACGGCGGTCGGCGGCCATTTTTTCGGTTTGCCGAGCCGTGCGCCACCGGCCGAGAGGTCCCAGACTTCGCTCAGGTAGCCGTCATCGCCGACGATCAGCATCGCCGCGGTAAAGACGTCTTTGCGCGGGTGGACGCGCTTTTCGGAAAGGTCCATGGCGCGACCTTATCGGGCTGGCCGGGCGCTCGGCAAGCCGGGTGCGGGACGGTCTTCACGCTGCTACGACGCCGCTTGACCTGTAATCTTCACAACTGTGAAGGAGATCGCCATGACGGCGCAAACAGAGTCGATGGGTTTGGTTCTGCTGGTCGAGGACAATCGCGGCATCGCCGAGATGGTGGGCGAGTTCCTGGAGCGCCGCGGCTACAGCGTCGATTACGCCGCCGACGGCTTGTCCGGGCTGCGGCTGGCCTCGGCCGAGCCTTATGACGTGATCGTGCTCGACCTGATGCTGCCCGGCATCGATGGCCTGGAGCTGTGCCGCCGTTTGCGCAATGACGCGAAGAAGTCGACGCCGGTGCTGATGCTGACGGCGCGCGACACGCTGGACGACAAGCTCGTCGGGCTTGATGCCGGTGCCGACGATTATCTGGTCAAGCCGTTCGAGATCCGCGAACTGGAAGCGCGCGTCCGGGCCCTGATCCGGCGCGATCGGCGGATGGTCTCGACCGAAGTCTTGCGCGTCGCCGACCTGGTGCTCGACACGGCCACGCTGCGGGCGACCCGTGATGGCCGCGATCTGGCCTTGTCCCCGATCGGCCTGAAGCTGCTGACCATCCTGATGCGCGAATCACCGCGCGTGGTCACGCGCCGGGACATCGAGCGCGAAGTCTGGGGTGACTTGCTGCCGGATTCGGACACCTTGCGCAGCCACCTCTACAACTTGCGCAAGATCATCGACAAGCCCTTCGACAAACAGCTGCTGCATACCATCCACAGCGCCGGTTACCGCCTGGCCGATCTCGATGCCGAACTCGTCGCCGCCAAGGCAGGCTGACCCGTTGGCGACCACCGGGCGCGGCCTGCGTGGCCGCCTCTGGGTCGCGTTCGTGATGCAGACGGTCGCGATCGCGCTCGCGACCCTGTTCGGCGTCTATGCTGCAATGCTGGTGCTGCGCGACGTACTGATCCAGCGGGCCCTGGTCGAGGAAGCGCAGCACTACTGGAAGCGACTGGACGCCGATCCCGCGGCGGCCCTGCCGGACACCTACAACATGCAGGGCTACCTCGACACCGTGCTTCATCCCGGCGATGCGGTGCCGGCCTATCTGCGCGATCTCGCGCCGGGTTACCACAGCATCCATGCCACCGAGGTCGATGAACTCGTGTGGGTCGGCGACCGTGACGGACGCCGCCTGTGGCTGGTGTTCGACCAGCATCAGGTCGACCGCCTCGCGCTCTGGTTCGGTCTGGTGCCGCTGACCCTGGTGCTCGGCACCGTTTACCTGGTGTCGTGGACCACCTATCGCGCCTCGCGGCGCGCGGTGTCGCCCGTGATCCGCCTCGCCGAAGTGGTGCGCGAACAGGACCCGAAGAATCATGATTGGCAGGCGATCTGTGCCGTCGCCCGGGCGAGCGATGCCGACGACGAGGTCATCATCCTTGCCGACGCGATCCGCGGCTTCGCACAACGCAACGCCGAATTCGTCGAACGCGAGCGCAACTTCACCCGGGATGCCAGCCATGAGCTGCGCACGCCGCTGACCGTGATCAAGGTCGCAGCCGACGTGCTGGAAGAGGAGGCCCTGAGCGCGTTCGGATCGCGCTCGGTCAGTCGCATCAAGCGCGCGGCGCGCGACATGGAGGCGTTGATCCAGGCGTTCCTGATCCTGGCGCGAGAAGGCGATACAGGCCTGCCCAGCGAACGCTTCGTGGTCAACGACATCGCCGCGGAAGAGGTCGAGCGTGCGCAGGACCTGGTCGCCGGCAAGCCGGTGACGATCCGCTTTGTCGCCGAGGCACGCATCGAGCTCGATGCACCACCGCGCGTGTTCGCGGTGATGATTTCCAACCTGCTGCGCAATGCCTGCCAATACACCGAGCAGGGCGAGGTCGTGGTCACGCTCGGCGAGCACTTCGTGCGCGTCGACGACAGCGGCCGTGGCATGGCGCCCGAGGATGTCGCGCACGCGTTCGAGCCGTTCTATCGCGGCAAGGGCGCGGGCAAGGGCGGGCATGGCGTCGGATTGACCATCGTCCGGCGCCTGGCCGACCGCTTCGGCTGGCCGGTGACCCTCGAATCCACCCTCGGCATCGGGACGCGCGCCACCATCGCGCTGCCGCAGGCGCGCGCAACCGCCCTGATCGAATAGGATGCGCGGCGCGCGATCGGCGTGTCGGGGTGGGCGTGCATGACCGAGACAACGATGGAACCGGTGTTGGCGTCGGCGCTCGCGCATGGCCAATTGCCCTTGCATCCACGCATGCGTCTGGTCTGGGGCTTGAACCACGGCGTGGTGTACGCGCTGGCACTCACTGCCGTCCTGGTGCCGCTGTCGGTCAAGTTCGACTGGATGCCGGTGATCGTGGCCGTGCTGCTCGCGCTCACGGCCGGTCTGGGACTCGGCTGGCGCCATGCCGGTCACTACGCGGCGCGCTACGCCGCCTCGCATCTTGGTGACGGCGTGCTGATCCGGCGCGGCGTGTGGTGGCGTAGCGAGCTGTT of the Lysobacterales bacterium genome contains:
- a CDS encoding DUF962 domain-containing protein — protein: MDTTQRYASFAEFYPFYLGEHAHPVCRRLHVVGSTLVLAIIVAVIARIVSPWALLALPLVGYGFAWIGHFYFEKNKPATFKYPLYSFAGDWVMYRDILIGRIPF
- a CDS encoding MAPEG family protein, encoding MSWIALVAVLALLQFFVFGALVARARGRYGVSAPATTGHEMFERYYRVQYNTLEQIVVLLPALFLSAQYGFGAAWMSAALGAVYLLGRQIYLISYVRDPKSRGLGFGLSAIPVVILLLNAGAGAVKSLL
- a CDS encoding DMT family protein → MNPYWTPIVLLFASNVFMTFAWYGHLKYKAHPLWIVILASWGIAFFEYVLQVPANRYGHSVYSAAQLKTIQEVISLTVFVGFAVWYLGEPLRWNHLIGFSLIAIGAGFVFAR
- a CDS encoding PilZ domain-containing protein, producing MDLSEKRVHPRKDVFTAAMLIVGDDGYLSEVWDLSAGGARLGKPKKWPPTAVEQLRVYFMLDQDTVIGVAARVVRLAPDHLGVMFLPGQEQRIQALMYEARFLEGDNG
- a CDS encoding response regulator transcription factor; this encodes MGLVLLVEDNRGIAEMVGEFLERRGYSVDYAADGLSGLRLASAEPYDVIVLDLMLPGIDGLELCRRLRNDAKKSTPVLMLTARDTLDDKLVGLDAGADDYLVKPFEIRELEARVRALIRRDRRMVSTEVLRVADLVLDTATLRATRDGRDLALSPIGLKLLTILMRESPRVVTRRDIEREVWGDLLPDSDTLRSHLYNLRKIIDKPFDKQLLHTIHSAGYRLADLDAELVAAKAG
- a CDS encoding HAMP domain-containing histidine kinase, with translation MPNSSPPRQADPLATTGRGLRGRLWVAFVMQTVAIALATLFGVYAAMLVLRDVLIQRALVEEAQHYWKRLDADPAAALPDTYNMQGYLDTVLHPGDAVPAYLRDLAPGYHSIHATEVDELVWVGDRDGRRLWLVFDQHQVDRLALWFGLVPLTLVLGTVYLVSWTTYRASRRAVSPVIRLAEVVREQDPKNHDWQAICAVARASDADDEVIILADAIRGFAQRNAEFVERERNFTRDASHELRTPLTVIKVAADVLEEEALSAFGSRSVSRIKRAARDMEALIQAFLILAREGDTGLPSERFVVNDIAAEEVERAQDLVAGKPVTIRFVAEARIELDAPPRVFAVMISNLLRNACQYTEQGEVVVTLGEHFVRVDDSGRGMAPEDVAHAFEPFYRGKGAGKGGHGVGLTIVRRLADRFGWPVTLESTLGIGTRATIALPQARATALIE
- a CDS encoding PH domain-containing protein codes for the protein MTETTMEPVLASALAHGQLPLHPRMRLVWGLNHGVVYALALTAVLVPLSVKFDWMPVIVAVLLALTAGLGLGWRHAGHYAARYAASHLGDGVLIRRGVWWRSELFVPRARIQHTEVHQGPLDRRWGMAGVSIHTAGTRLESITLPGVPHAIALQLRDALLDRRIHADGA